A segment of the Neisseria chenwenguii genome:
AAAAAACACCGCGACACGCCCGAGTTCGCCGTTATCAGCTACGGCAAACTCGGCGGCAAAGAATTGGGCTACACCTCCGACCTCGACCTCGTTTACCTCTACGACGACGCCGACCCCGACGCGCAAGACGCCTACACCCGCCTTGCCTGCCGCCTGACCAACTGGCTTTCCGCTCCCACCGGCGCGGGCTCGCTCTACGAGGTCGATCTGCGCCTGCGCCCCGAAGGCGACAGCGGATTCATGGCATACAGCCTCGCCGCGTTTGAAAAATACCAGCGCGAAAAAGCCTGGACTTGGGAACACCAAGCCCTGACCCGCGCCCGTTTCGTCTGCGGCAAGCCCGAAATTCGGACGGCCTTCGACCGCATCCGCACCGCCATCCTCACCGCCGAACGCGATTCAGACGGCCTCAAGCGCGAAATCATCGAAATGCGCGAAAAAATGTTCCCCTCCCATCCCCCTGCCGACAGCAACGTCAAATACGCCCGCGGCGGCGTGGTCGATGTGGAATTTACCGTGCAATACCTCGTCCTCGCCCATTCCCGCCGCTACCCCGCCTTGCTCGACAACTACGGCAACATCGCCCTGCTCGACATCGCCGCCGACTACGGTTTGATCGACAAAAACCTGGCCGGACAATGCCGCAACGCCTACCGCTTCTACCGCCTTCAACAGCACAACACCAAACTGCGCGACGCGGAAAAAGTGGAAGTCAACGCAGAATTGACGGGGCATTACGAGAGCGTGAGGAAACTGTGGCGGGACGTGTTTGGGGAAGAAGTGAAGCGGTAGGTGCGGTTTTAGCCGCCCAAAAGCGGCGTAACCGTACGCCGCTCCGTTTGGAAATATCTGCCAATGCCGTCTGAAAAACCGTTCCCTCCAACCTGTATATTTAGACACTATAATTTATATGTATATCGGACGTTTTGCCCCCAGCCCCACCGGCCTGCTCCACATCGGCTCGCTGCTGACTGCGCTCGCTTCCTACGCCGACGCCCGCGCACACGGCGGGCGCTGGCTGGTGCGTATGGAAGACCTCGACCCGCCGCGCGAAATGGCGGGCGCGGCCGATGATATTTTGCGCACGCTCGAAGCGTTCGGCTTTGAGTGGGACGGCGAAACCGCCTACCAAAGCCGCCGTTACCCGCTTTACGAAGAGACCTTAGGCCGTCTGAAAGATGCGGGGCTGGTCTATCCCTGCTATTGCAGCCGCAAAGACTGGCAGGCCGCGGCGCAAACCGGTGCGGACGGTTTTGTGTACAACGGCCGCTGCCGCGATTCGGTGCAACGGCCGTCTGACACTTCGACTTCGCTCAGTGCAAGCTCTTCGGCCGAGCGAAGTGCAGGCACTTCGGGTTCAAGCAAACCGCCCGCATGGAGGATCCGCGTCAACGACGAAACCATTGCGTTTACCGACCGCATCGTCGGCCGTTACGCGCAAAACCTTGCCCGCGACATCGGGGATTTCGTGCTCTTACGTGCCGACGGATTTTGGGCGTATCAGCTTGCCGTCGTCGCCGATGACGCCGCGCAGGGCATTACCCACATCGTGCGCGGACAGGATTTGCTGGTTTCCGCCCCGCGCCAGATTTATCTGCAACGCTGCCTGGGCCTCCCCCGGCCGCAATACGCCCACCTGCCGCTTTTGGTCAACAAACTCGGGCAGAAATGGTCGAAACAGACCCTCGCTCCCACGCTGGATTTGGGTGCACGCGAAAAGCTGCTGCGGCAGGTTTCCTCCTATCTCAACCTCCCGCCCGCGCCCGAAATTGACAAAACTCAAGATTTACTCGCATGGGCCGTGCAACATTGGGATATGGGAAAAGTGCCGTCTGAAAGCATTTGCACGGAAAATGCAGGCTGAACATGTTGCATCAAAAACCGAAATATCATCTGATTGATTAAAATTTGTAAGCGGATTTTGGTTTTACCGATTTTAACGATAAAATAAACGGAAATTTCCGGCGACGTACGGCCAATCAAACCGTACGCTGCCGCATGACGGATTTTTAATTGACACGAAAAGAAAACCGAAATGCCGAGTGCCATTATTGTTGAAGACGAAGTGCTTGCCGCCGAGCGGCTGCGGGTATTGTTGGAAGAAAGCGGCGTCGTGCTGCTCAAAGTGTTCCACCACGCCCAGCCCGCACTCGACTGGCTTGCCGTACACGAAGCCGACATCGTATTTGCCGACATCGGCCTGCCCGAAATTACCGGCCTCGAATTGGTCGAACGTATCAAACGCGTCGCCAAACGCCAGCCCGAAATCATCTTCACCACCGCCTACGAAGAACACGCCCTGCGTGCATTCGAGCTGGCGGCGGTCGATTACCTGCTCAAACCCATCAAACTCACCCGTCTTCAGACGGCATTAGAGCGGGTCAGCAAAAAATATCAGGAAAAAGCCGACGACTTTACCCACTTCAAAGTCTTCAGCCGCGACCGCATGATGGAAATCCCCTGGCAGCAGGCGCGCTACCTCTTGGCTGAAAACAAAACTGTGTATCTCTACACCGGCGACGGCATCAGCTACGACCTGCCCAAAACCCTGCTGTATTGGGAAGAACTGCTCGGCGACAAAGTCATCCGCGTCCACCGCAACGCGCTTGTGTTCCGCCACACCCTCGACTGTCTGATCCGCATGGACGATGAAGAAGACGAAAGCAACGCCACATGGTGTGCCAAAGTATTGGACGTCGAAAAACCCCTCGCCGTCAGCCGCCGCCAGCTCGCCGCCATCCGCCGCGTATTGAAAGACAAGACGTAACAAACAGAAACCCTGCCCGAGCGCAGGGTTTTACTTTTTCAGACGGCTTTTGACGCTCCGTGAAGTTTCGACCTTTTGTCGGATTCGAGAATCCGGACTACGGTGCAGCCGATTTTCGATACAATCTTTTGTCGTTCTTACCATCTGTCCTCCTGTAAAGAGTAGGGAGCGAGGGCAGATTACAGCAGTCCGACCGCTGCCGATTTTGAGCCAAACCGAAGCTGAAAGCCAAAATAATAAGGAGTACCGCATAATGTCATTGGAAATCTACCTTGTCCGCCACGGAAAAACCGTATTCAACACCACAGGACGCCTGCAAGGATGGAGCGATTCGCCGCTTTTACCCGAGGGTCGTCAAGCTGCGGAAGACTTAGGACGTGCTCTGGCCGGCAAAGTAACCTTTGATGCCGCATTTTCCAGCCCCAGCCCGCGTGCCGCCGAAACTGCCCGGCTGATTCTGTCGGCCAAAGGGCAGGGCAGTCTGCCGTTGGAAACCATAGACGAAATCCGCGAATACTGTTTCGGCGGTTTCGAGGGAGAGCTGCACGATGTTCTTCACTGCCGGATTGCCGCCGAACGGGGTTATCCCGATATGGAACGCTGGCTGGAAGCCTACCGCAGCGCCGACCGCCATTTACTTGCCGAAAGTGTCAGCCGTTCGGATCCGCTGGGTTTGGCGGAAAATGAAGCGCAATTCATGACGCGTCTGCAAGAAGGAATGCGGCTTATCGTACAAAAATCACCTGTCGGCGGGAAAGTGCTGGCGGTGTCACACGGAATGTCAATAACCGGAATCCTAAAAAGCATAAATCCGCAATCTACGCCATATAAAAGTATCAAAAATACAACAGTTTCAAGAATTTCATGTGAAAACGGTTTATGGTGTATTAGTACCATCGGTGAAAGTTTCTTACATTCAAATTGAATACTCTTGAAATTCAAGCAAAAAGCATAGGCCGTCTGAAAACTGTTCATGACGGCCTATATGTTTACAAGGAAATTAAATACTGAAGATTGGGGAAATATCGGCATATAAGTTTGAAAACATGTATATCAAATAATAATGTGAAAAGTTTGATATGCTTTTATCATTATTGTTTGTGCTGATTATCCCTGGTTTGATTAGTAATTTTTAATGAAAAAATCAATGCAATAAAAAAATAAAATAATTGAAAAGTTTCGCTTACATATAATAGAATTTGTTTTTCTAGATTAAGTTTAGTACATATTTGTTTTAACTTAATTTTTTTGGTCTAAATATAACCTGCATCCCGGCAAAACCGTTTATTTTGAATTAAGTGGTAGTAATTTTAGATAATCGGTAGTTTAATGTCAATAACATTATGCGGAGGCGTTGTGTTATGTTTATATCTTTATATATTATCAGGGAGATAATTATGAATCGTAAAACACACACTACCCAACAGGGTGTGGCAAGCAAAAAACTGGTTGCTGTTTTGGCTGCCGTCGGCGTAATGACGACTGCTGCTTTCGCTGCCGACCTCAACCTCTCCAAGTACGTCAAACTGACCGGTGGTTCAGCCTTAGGCGATGCAACCGCAACCGGTATCAATGCGACCGCTATCGGCAATAAAGCTGCTGCCAACGGTCAAGGCGCATATGCCGCAGGTGCAAACTCTACTGCAACCGGAAATGCCGCTCTGTCTTCCGGTTCTTACTCAAATGCAAACGGTACTGCCGCTGCTGCATTCGGTAACTGGGCGCAAGCCACTGCCAACCAAACAACTGCCGTAGGCCAACACGCCAAAGCAACCAACTCAAGCGCAACTGCCGTAGGCTCTGCTTCAAATGCAAGCGGTATTTCTTCTGCTGCCTTCGGTACTGCCGCAACTGCTTCCGGCGCTGTTTCCACCGCTCTGGGTCAAGGCGCTATCGCATCAGGTGCAAACTCAACCGCAACCGGCACTAAAGCCCGAGCAGCAGGCCTTGCTTCCGTCGCCAACGGTTCCGGTGCATTGGCCAGCGGCAACTACGCCGTTGCAACCGGTTCTGCTTCGCAAGCAACCGGTGCAGCCAGCGTTGCAGCAGGTTTGCAATCTAAAGCAACCGGCGGTCAGGCTGTTGCCATCGGCCGTAACGCTCAAGCAAGCGAAGAAAACTCTGTTGCTTTAGGCTCTAACTCTACTACCGCTGCCGCTGTCGGCACCAATTCTGCAACTGTTAACGGCGTATCTTATGGCGGTTTTGCCGGTACCAACCCTGTTGCTACTGTAAGCGTGGGTTCTTCAGGTTCCGAACGCACTGTAACCAATGTGGCAGCAGGCCGCATTACTGCCGACTCTACCGATGCTATCAACGGCAGCCAACTTTATCAGGTAGCTAATGGTCTGCAACAGCAAATTATCAACAACAACGGCGACATCAACGGCCTGAAAGAGCGTGTGGACGACATGGATAAAGACCTGCGTGCCGGTATCGCCGGTGCGACTGCGATGGCTTTCCTGCAACGTCCGAACGAAGCAGGTAAGAGCCAAGTATCTGCCGCTGTCGGCGGTTACCGTGGTCAACAAGCCGTTGCTGTCGGCTATGCGCGTAATTCTGACAACAACAAATGGTCTATCAAAACCGGCGTCGGCGTGGATACCCAAAAACACGTCAACTGGGGCGGCAGCGTAGGCTATCAGTGGTAAGAAACCATGCGGGCCGTTTTTCAGACGGTCTGCGTTGAAGAATTATGTGAAAGGAAAAAATCATGAAATTATCAGTAATCGCATTGCCTGTAATCGCTGCTCTGGCGCTGTCTGCCTGTAACTTGAGCAAAGTGACCAAAGAAGGTACGACCGACAATCCGGTATGGCCTGAAGTCAATAAAACGACTTTCCGCCACAACGGTACTCAAGACGGCACTTGGCCGAACTGGGACAACGTGCGCCAAATCGAGGCAGGCATGAACAAAGACCAAATCTATGAATTGATCGGCCGCCCGCACTTCAACGAAGGCCTGTACGGCGTGCGCGAATGGGATTATGTGTTCAACTACCGTGAAAACGGCGAACACAAAATCTGCCAATACAAAATCCTGTTCGACAAAAACAAAAACGCGCAATCTTTCTTCTGGCTGCCCGAAGGTTGCGGCCCGAAACCTAAAGAGCCGGTTCGCGAAGTCATCATCCGCGAAGTTGCGCCTCCGACTCCTGCGCGCATCCGCCAATAATTTGGTGTAAAACCAAAGGCCGTCTGAAAATTCAGACGGCCTTTTTTTCTGTATTTTTATTGAAAACGGCTTGACGGGGCGCGGCCGCATTTCTATAATACCCAGCTTATCGGGTCGTTAGCTCAGCCGGTAGAGCAGCGGACTTTTAATCCGTTGGTCGAAGGTTCGAATCCTTCACGACCCACCAGTTTTTCCAAGCCTAAACAAGCGTTTAGGCTTTTTTCTTTGCCACCTCCTATTTTGGGGTGTGCCTGATTTGTGCCGAAACCAAGACCGGCACCGTCCAATAATGCAGCATGTTCGTGCAGATGTTCCGGTGCAAGATGGGCATACCGCTGCACCATACTGATGCTCTCCCATCCGCCCATCTCCTGCAACGCAGCCAACGGTACACCTGCCTGAACCAGCCAACTTGCCCAAGTATGGCGCAAGTCATGCCAGCGGAAATCGGATATGCCGGCTTTTTCCAAAGCATTTTTCCAAATGCGCGAACTGATACTTTTCACCGGACGGCCGTTCGGATAGGTAAAAACAAAAGACGGGTGTTTCCCCATCTGTTTTTCCAATACGCCAAGTGCCGTCCGGTTGAGTGCAATACCGATTGCACGTCCGGCTTTGGCTTCGTCGGCA
Coding sequences within it:
- the gluQRS gene encoding tRNA glutamyl-Q(34) synthetase GluQRS encodes the protein MYIGRFAPSPTGLLHIGSLLTALASYADARAHGGRWLVRMEDLDPPREMAGAADDILRTLEAFGFEWDGETAYQSRRYPLYEETLGRLKDAGLVYPCYCSRKDWQAAAQTGADGFVYNGRCRDSVQRPSDTSTSLSASSSAERSAGTSGSSKPPAWRIRVNDETIAFTDRIVGRYAQNLARDIGDFVLLRADGFWAYQLAVVADDAAQGITHIVRGQDLLVSAPRQIYLQRCLGLPRPQYAHLPLLVNKLGQKWSKQTLAPTLDLGAREKLLRQVSSYLNLPPAPEIDKTQDLLAWAVQHWDMGKVPSESICTENAG
- a CDS encoding LytR/AlgR family response regulator transcription factor, coding for MPSAIIVEDEVLAAERLRVLLEESGVVLLKVFHHAQPALDWLAVHEADIVFADIGLPEITGLELVERIKRVAKRQPEIIFTTAYEEHALRAFELAAVDYLLKPIKLTRLQTALERVSKKYQEKADDFTHFKVFSRDRMMEIPWQQARYLLAENKTVYLYTGDGISYDLPKTLLYWEELLGDKVIRVHRNALVFRHTLDCLIRMDDEEDESNATWCAKVLDVEKPLAVSRRQLAAIRRVLKDKT
- a CDS encoding histidine phosphatase family protein; the protein is MSLEIYLVRHGKTVFNTTGRLQGWSDSPLLPEGRQAAEDLGRALAGKVTFDAAFSSPSPRAAETARLILSAKGQGSLPLETIDEIREYCFGGFEGELHDVLHCRIAAERGYPDMERWLEAYRSADRHLLAESVSRSDPLGLAENEAQFMTRLQEGMRLIVQKSPVGGKVLAVSHGMSITGILKSINPQSTPYKSIKNTTVSRISCENGLWCISTIGESFLHSN
- a CDS encoding YadA family autotransporter adhesin; translation: MNRKTHTTQQGVASKKLVAVLAAVGVMTTAAFAADLNLSKYVKLTGGSALGDATATGINATAIGNKAAANGQGAYAAGANSTATGNAALSSGSYSNANGTAAAAFGNWAQATANQTTAVGQHAKATNSSATAVGSASNASGISSAAFGTAATASGAVSTALGQGAIASGANSTATGTKARAAGLASVANGSGALASGNYAVATGSASQATGAASVAAGLQSKATGGQAVAIGRNAQASEENSVALGSNSTTAAAVGTNSATVNGVSYGGFAGTNPVATVSVGSSGSERTVTNVAAGRITADSTDAINGSQLYQVANGLQQQIINNNGDINGLKERVDDMDKDLRAGIAGATAMAFLQRPNEAGKSQVSAAVGGYRGQQAVAVGYARNSDNNKWSIKTGVGVDTQKHVNWGGSVGYQW
- a CDS encoding outer membrane protein assembly factor BamE; this translates as MKLSVIALPVIAALALSACNLSKVTKEGTTDNPVWPEVNKTTFRHNGTQDGTWPNWDNVRQIEAGMNKDQIYELIGRPHFNEGLYGVREWDYVFNYRENGEHKICQYKILFDKNKNAQSFFWLPEGCGPKPKEPVREVIIREVAPPTPARIRQ